The Lysinibacter cavernae genome has a window encoding:
- a CDS encoding ATP-binding cassette domain-containing protein translates to MGQAANIPAAPQIGVAQITKKYGPAVVLHDISLTIEPGEVHGILGENGAGKSTLLKILAGVVVADGGTVSLDGEQVRLGTPRASIAHGISLISQELALLPHRSVLENVFLGRWSQTLGFSRRASDLETLNRLIEETGFELDPHEKVGQLPIGKAQQVEILKALARGAKVLCMDEPTAVLNEAEKEQLLGVIRRLAAGGTTVILVSHYLDEVLSIADRITVLRDGSHIITDSVAGHTPSSLVALMVGREVDILTPDVPPINEDAPVVLAVNGMTNARVNDVTFTVRSGEIVGIAGLVGSGRSETLQAIFGSDRRQTGTITIHGKPLKGNSIRSAIARGLALVPESRKDQGLVVSRPVVENIALPTLGARALGGFIKRPTERTAVEEVSARVDLRGARQGSLISSLSGGNQQKALFAKWLLNPPAVLMVDEPTRGVDIAAKVRIHRLIVDLAGRGTAVIVVSSELDEVIGLSHRVLVMRHGHLVDEFDRNASPDDVMTSAFMK, encoded by the coding sequence GTGGGACAGGCAGCGAATATACCCGCCGCTCCGCAGATTGGAGTCGCCCAGATCACCAAGAAGTACGGCCCAGCCGTTGTGCTTCACGACATCTCGCTCACCATCGAACCGGGCGAGGTGCACGGCATCCTCGGCGAAAACGGCGCGGGCAAGAGCACGCTGCTCAAGATCTTGGCCGGCGTTGTTGTTGCCGACGGCGGCACAGTGAGCCTCGACGGCGAGCAAGTACGGCTCGGGACGCCCCGCGCCTCCATCGCCCACGGCATTTCGCTCATCTCGCAGGAGCTCGCGCTGCTCCCCCACCGCTCTGTCCTCGAAAATGTCTTCCTCGGCAGGTGGAGCCAGACCCTCGGCTTCAGCAGGAGAGCAAGCGACCTCGAAACGCTCAACCGCCTCATCGAGGAAACCGGATTTGAGCTAGACCCGCACGAGAAGGTTGGCCAACTGCCAATTGGGAAAGCGCAGCAGGTTGAGATCCTCAAGGCACTCGCCCGCGGGGCAAAGGTGCTGTGCATGGATGAGCCAACCGCTGTGCTCAACGAGGCAGAGAAGGAGCAACTGCTCGGGGTCATTCGCAGGCTCGCGGCTGGCGGCACAACCGTCATCCTCGTCTCGCACTACCTCGACGAGGTGCTGTCGATCGCCGACCGCATCACGGTGCTGCGCGACGGCAGTCACATCATCACTGACTCGGTTGCCGGGCACACCCCCTCCTCGCTTGTCGCCCTCATGGTCGGCCGCGAGGTCGATATCTTGACACCGGATGTTCCTCCCATCAACGAGGATGCGCCGGTTGTTCTCGCGGTCAACGGAATGACAAATGCCAGGGTGAACGATGTCACGTTCACCGTGCGCAGCGGCGAAATCGTTGGCATCGCAGGCCTCGTTGGCAGCGGGCGCAGCGAGACCCTCCAAGCAATTTTTGGCTCAGACCGTCGCCAAACTGGCACGATCACCATTCACGGCAAACCGCTCAAGGGCAACAGCATCCGCTCGGCAATCGCGAGAGGCCTTGCGCTCGTGCCAGAGTCTCGCAAGGACCAGGGCCTTGTTGTCTCGCGGCCCGTAGTCGAGAACATTGCATTGCCAACGCTCGGCGCCCGCGCGCTCGGCGGCTTCATCAAGCGGCCAACCGAGCGAACCGCGGTTGAGGAGGTCAGCGCGCGCGTCGACCTCCGCGGCGCACGGCAGGGGTCGCTCATATCGAGCCTTTCCGGCGGCAACCAGCAAAAGGCGCTGTTTGCCAAGTGGCTGCTCAATCCGCCGGCCGTGCTCATGGTTGACGAACCGACCAGAGGCGTTGATATCGCTGCCAAGGTTCGCATCCACCGCCTCATCGTTGACCTCGCTGGCCGCGGCACCGCCGTCATCGTAGTGAGCTCCGAACTCGATGAGGTGATTGGCCTCTCGCATCGCGTGCTCGTGATGCGGCACGGTCACCTCGTAGACGAGTTCGACCGCAATGCCTCCCCAGACGACGTAATGACTTCAGCCTTCATGAAATAG
- a CDS encoding ABC transporter permease: MTTTSTPPIIDAPEPQEQRSPLASRKFRLNLRDFGIVFGLLAIMLFLALNTTTFLTEQNFINLFDQAAIVGLLATAATLCIISGVFDLSSTATLAASAIIGVMVTQQFGVAAGFIGAILAGAVFGFFTGFVVVKTGVNSFIGTLAISIIYRGIAIVMTGGNIVAPTTDQSLAFSVWTWPSIFGLSAGSVLMLVTLIVLGIVLWGTTFGRRIYAVGGNAEAARLSGIRTGSIHIAVFTISGVCSAMAGMILASRAGSAQPSMATGIELTAIAAVVIGGTSILGGQGAMWRAFVGVMILTVIGNGFNLMHWDTTYQQVVTGSLILLAVAADGLFVRKRRT; this comes from the coding sequence ATGACCACAACATCTACCCCACCGATTATCGACGCTCCTGAACCCCAAGAGCAGCGCTCGCCACTGGCTTCGCGCAAGTTTCGATTGAACCTTCGCGACTTCGGAATCGTGTTTGGGCTGCTCGCCATCATGCTGTTCCTTGCGCTCAACACCACCACGTTTCTGACGGAGCAAAACTTCATCAACCTCTTCGACCAGGCCGCGATTGTTGGCCTGCTCGCAACCGCAGCGACCCTCTGCATCATTAGCGGGGTGTTTGACCTCTCGTCGACGGCAACTCTCGCTGCCTCGGCAATTATCGGCGTCATGGTCACGCAGCAGTTTGGCGTTGCCGCCGGGTTCATCGGCGCGATCCTCGCCGGCGCCGTTTTTGGCTTCTTTACCGGCTTTGTTGTGGTCAAGACTGGCGTCAACTCGTTCATCGGGACGCTCGCTATCAGCATCATTTACCGCGGCATCGCCATCGTCATGACGGGCGGCAACATAGTTGCGCCGACCACAGACCAGAGCCTCGCGTTCAGTGTCTGGACCTGGCCGAGCATCTTCGGGCTCAGCGCTGGTTCGGTGCTCATGCTGGTCACCCTGATTGTGCTTGGCATTGTGCTCTGGGGAACCACGTTTGGCCGCAGGATCTACGCGGTTGGTGGCAACGCGGAGGCCGCGCGTCTCAGCGGAATTCGCACGGGTTCCATCCACATCGCTGTCTTCACCATTAGCGGGGTGTGCTCGGCGATGGCTGGGATGATCCTTGCCTCGCGCGCCGGCTCGGCCCAGCCGTCGATGGCGACGGGCATCGAGCTCACGGCAATCGCGGCCGTTGTCATTGGCGGCACGAGCATCCTCGGCGGGCAGGGCGCTATGTGGAGGGCGTTTGTTGGCGTGATGATCCTGACGGTTATCGGCAACGGCTTCAACCTCATGCACTGGGACACGACGTATCAGCAGGTGGTCACTGGCTCGCTTATTCTGCTCGCTGTGGCGGCCGATGGGCTCTTCGTACGGAAGCGCCGAACCTAA
- a CDS encoding hydantoinase/oxoprolinase N-terminal domain-containing protein, whose product MHSGGTLRAGIRLSPSAFHYAITDGDACVAAGTRAGFTTLSDTVAAAFAEISSAAPRVVREATVDVSGVLETLTPAPVVAIRVSPRPPDAMHAHQLPAQAADAVILSVHVKGGHDLRGQELTSLDLDGFREHIPAILSTGARAIAITGVGAMTTRDHETRIADELLEANSELHVTISHEFLSSSFVNRDYTAVMNAGLASAGAKLASMLELSCSRYLPKAELSHLKNDGGKAPVRRLAVTPIHALYSRWAAELCGVAFLASAPDGELVVSSDEGTSVSWMHSGLPLARSVVDEGSHLTIASNTAIRHPFTLNHRVPPLIADLRGDTSQPLPFRLQSTFTLPDGLEAVSVGCAIAPYTVWVDRFATAPDVDTLNRVLRAAEEDARSIVVHLGAEPTTASIIEANSFAVPFGNPDVVRLRVRAAGEVS is encoded by the coding sequence ATGCACTCAGGGGGGACACTGCGCGCGGGGATTCGGCTGAGTCCTTCGGCGTTCCACTACGCCATAACCGACGGTGACGCGTGCGTCGCGGCCGGAACGCGAGCGGGATTCACCACCCTGTCAGACACCGTCGCTGCCGCCTTTGCCGAGATCTCGAGCGCCGCGCCTCGTGTGGTGAGGGAGGCGACGGTCGACGTGAGCGGGGTCCTCGAAACGCTCACCCCGGCGCCGGTTGTCGCCATCCGGGTATCGCCACGGCCGCCCGACGCGATGCACGCGCACCAATTGCCTGCACAAGCTGCGGATGCCGTCATTCTTTCGGTGCATGTCAAGGGCGGCCACGACCTGCGCGGCCAGGAACTCACGAGCCTCGACCTCGACGGTTTTCGCGAGCACATCCCGGCGATACTTTCGACGGGAGCGCGGGCTATCGCAATTACGGGTGTTGGCGCAATGACCACGCGCGATCACGAAACCCGTATCGCCGATGAACTCCTTGAGGCAAACAGCGAACTACATGTGACCATCTCGCACGAGTTCTTGTCGAGCAGTTTTGTGAACCGCGACTACACCGCTGTCATGAACGCAGGCCTCGCTTCTGCCGGTGCAAAGCTTGCGTCGATGCTCGAGCTCTCGTGCAGCAGATACCTCCCAAAGGCCGAACTCTCGCACCTCAAAAACGACGGAGGTAAGGCGCCGGTTCGCCGCCTCGCGGTCACGCCCATCCACGCCCTGTACTCGCGCTGGGCTGCCGAACTGTGCGGCGTTGCGTTCCTTGCATCCGCCCCCGATGGCGAACTCGTTGTCAGCTCGGACGAGGGCACAAGCGTGAGCTGGATGCACTCTGGGCTCCCCCTCGCCAGAAGCGTCGTCGACGAAGGCTCACACCTCACGATCGCGAGCAACACGGCCATTCGCCACCCGTTCACCCTCAACCACCGCGTTCCCCCGCTCATTGCCGATCTGCGGGGCGACACGTCGCAGCCGCTGCCGTTTCGCCTGCAGAGCACATTCACGCTGCCGGACGGGCTCGAAGCGGTGAGCGTCGGCTGTGCCATCGCCCCCTACACCGTGTGGGTTGACCGCTTCGCAACGGCCCCCGATGTTGACACCCTCAACCGGGTGCTGCGCGCCGCCGAAGAAGACGCACGCTCAATTGTTGTGCACCTGGGGGCCGAACCGACCACGGCATCCATCATCGAGGCAAACTCGTTTGCCGTTCCGTTTGGGAACCCGGATGTTGTGCGGCTCCGCGTGCGAGCGGCAGGTGAGGTCTCGTGA
- a CDS encoding DUF917 family protein, whose amino-acid sequence MTKLTADDIARLTTGAHFLACCIDPSSLGIYADMITNAISDHPINLVSVDDLDQDALVVSIGIVTQGPMVAEMLPSGDEFLTCIADIEKRLGRKVTAIYSLAAANVNAIIPLMVGLQSGLPVLDSDGMGRVFPMIFQSTLNAAGLSISPITMMGVTGERATIEAATAFRAEILVRAVVTEMGGWAATAMYPVTAAQMSTNGVHGSISRLIKIGRILDGEGSADAKFVKLVSLLGATRIARARVTHLDSLARQTDRQVPSHAASITLEDESNGRIVRLEIRNEIVLALVDGAVASATPDIITMLSTENAKVLSLEDITVGRVIDILSVPADEKWYTPEGLALSSPQAFYIPVKHPRQA is encoded by the coding sequence GTGACCAAGCTCACCGCAGACGATATTGCGAGGCTCACGACGGGGGCTCATTTCCTGGCCTGCTGCATCGACCCGTCATCGCTTGGCATCTACGCCGACATGATCACCAACGCAATCAGCGATCATCCCATCAACCTCGTCTCTGTTGATGATCTTGACCAGGATGCGCTTGTTGTCTCAATCGGGATTGTCACGCAGGGCCCGATGGTTGCCGAGATGCTGCCGTCAGGCGACGAGTTTTTGACCTGTATCGCCGATATCGAGAAGCGCCTCGGCCGCAAGGTGACCGCAATTTACTCGCTGGCCGCCGCCAATGTGAATGCAATCATCCCACTCATGGTTGGGCTACAGTCCGGCCTTCCCGTGCTTGATTCGGATGGCATGGGCCGCGTCTTTCCGATGATTTTCCAGTCGACCCTCAACGCGGCAGGCCTCTCGATCAGCCCGATTACCATGATGGGCGTGACCGGCGAGCGCGCCACGATTGAGGCGGCAACCGCGTTTCGCGCCGAGATCCTTGTCCGCGCGGTCGTCACCGAAATGGGCGGTTGGGCGGCGACGGCGATGTATCCGGTCACCGCAGCGCAGATGAGCACCAACGGCGTGCACGGTTCGATCAGCAGGCTTATCAAGATCGGGCGCATCCTCGACGGTGAGGGCTCTGCCGATGCCAAATTTGTCAAACTCGTTTCGCTCCTCGGCGCAACACGAATTGCGAGGGCGAGGGTCACCCACCTTGATTCCCTCGCCAGGCAAACTGACCGTCAGGTGCCGAGCCACGCGGCGAGTATCACCCTCGAGGATGAGTCAAACGGGCGCATCGTTCGGCTTGAGATCCGCAATGAGATTGTGCTCGCACTTGTTGACGGCGCAGTCGCCTCTGCAACACCAGACATCATCACCATGCTCAGCACCGAAAACGCCAAGGTGCTGAGTCTCGAAGACATCACGGTTGGCAGGGTCATCGATATCCTGAGCGTTCCAGCAGACGAAAAGTGGTACACGCCAGAGGGCCTCGCGCTCTCGTCCCCCCAGGCTTTCTACATTCCCGTAAAGCATCCGAGGCAGGCATGA
- a CDS encoding helix-turn-helix domain-containing protein, whose protein sequence is MIRPPHSTQLNVAELIANGSLRSTRPLYLTSTSAVVEGVVIVSQPDEIRNVAPHTVVVIPAGIGTSGWLVSSALRQAWERKASAVIVADTPYSSSIVALAKRLDISLLAAIDDPTTVALSLAGELGTAASSMSIRLARFAQAVAAEHTINTVLKAASKELRGAVVSLEFDHIVVASAGSGTVDASTAGHTLVTADLPSVGGGVSGRISTVVLSNGTDAASAQAILSVAAPSVQAAWLAADAAESRGAVPTSALVGLHAIATAPDERASDNEDEPSLDINGAKVNAGGGNPGSRLLSQLGWQSDQRYVAVWIRGEPGAERAPALTSVLRLLWRKVAQRCPLAEVDDGWLAVVPSGYPDSVVQLERNINTRLGGALAELGLTAGLSRWQHSPSRSLTELAHEARLAAQCVPPSGTTRVVAFGQLGVEAAARFVDTDTILQIARLTVPRLLEAADGEHIASALETYYANNGSVVAAAQALGVHRNTIQARLTRARALDVPIDDPSKTLSVHLIVAALRNSGILVSGTVSTATASVGIVPSALQNPPTNSIRTVRAPQTGTAPTTSEDL, encoded by the coding sequence ATGATCAGACCACCGCACAGCACACAGCTCAACGTTGCAGAGCTGATTGCGAACGGGTCGCTTCGCAGCACCCGTCCGCTCTATCTGACAAGCACAAGCGCCGTCGTTGAGGGCGTGGTGATTGTCTCCCAGCCCGATGAGATTCGGAACGTAGCGCCGCACACGGTTGTGGTCATCCCTGCCGGCATCGGAACAAGCGGCTGGCTTGTTTCGTCTGCACTCCGCCAAGCGTGGGAGCGAAAAGCGAGCGCCGTCATCGTCGCCGATACGCCGTATTCAAGCTCGATCGTTGCACTAGCGAAGCGGCTCGACATTTCGCTCCTTGCCGCGATTGACGACCCAACCACCGTTGCCCTTTCGCTTGCCGGCGAGCTCGGGACCGCGGCCTCAAGTATGAGCATCCGGCTCGCCCGCTTCGCACAGGCCGTCGCCGCAGAACACACCATCAACACGGTCCTCAAGGCCGCCTCAAAGGAGCTTCGCGGCGCCGTTGTCTCGCTCGAATTTGATCACATTGTTGTTGCGTCAGCCGGTTCAGGGACGGTAGATGCAAGCACCGCAGGCCACACGCTCGTGACGGCCGACCTGCCCAGCGTTGGTGGCGGAGTCTCCGGGCGGATATCGACGGTTGTGCTGAGCAACGGAACCGATGCCGCGAGCGCGCAGGCCATCCTCTCGGTCGCGGCGCCGTCGGTGCAGGCCGCGTGGCTTGCCGCCGACGCCGCCGAGTCACGTGGGGCTGTGCCGACGTCGGCGCTTGTTGGGCTTCACGCGATCGCTACGGCACCTGACGAACGAGCCAGCGATAACGAGGACGAGCCCTCGCTCGACATCAACGGGGCCAAGGTGAATGCGGGCGGAGGGAACCCTGGTAGCCGCCTGCTCTCGCAGCTTGGCTGGCAATCGGACCAGCGCTACGTCGCCGTCTGGATTCGGGGTGAGCCCGGTGCTGAACGAGCGCCGGCGCTCACTTCCGTTTTGCGTCTCCTCTGGCGAAAAGTTGCACAGCGTTGCCCACTCGCCGAGGTGGACGATGGCTGGCTCGCCGTTGTCCCCTCAGGCTACCCAGACAGCGTTGTGCAGCTCGAGCGCAACATTAACACCCGTCTTGGCGGTGCCCTCGCGGAGCTTGGCCTCACTGCAGGGCTCTCCCGCTGGCAACACAGTCCGAGCCGTTCGCTCACCGAGCTAGCCCACGAGGCACGGCTTGCGGCGCAGTGCGTACCGCCGAGCGGTACGACCAGGGTGGTTGCCTTTGGTCAGCTCGGCGTTGAGGCCGCCGCGCGGTTTGTCGACACCGACACCATCCTGCAGATCGCCCGCCTCACGGTCCCACGCCTGCTCGAAGCGGCAGACGGCGAACACATCGCGAGCGCCCTCGAAACCTACTACGCAAATAACGGCTCTGTGGTTGCCGCGGCGCAGGCCCTCGGTGTGCACCGCAACACCATTCAGGCGCGACTGACGAGGGCACGGGCGCTTGACGTTCCCATCGATGACCCGAGCAAAACGCTTTCGGTGCACCTCATTGTTGCGGCCCTCCGCAACTCTGGCATCCTGGTCAGTGGCACCGTCTCAACCGCAACCGCAAGCGTTGGCATCGTGCCAAGCGCGCTGCAAAACCCGCCAACCAACAGCATCCGCACGGTCCGCGCACCGCAGACCGGCACCGCCCCAACCACATCGGAGGACCTATGA
- a CDS encoding GAF domain-containing protein, with protein MTTQFDSLDAIHAAALESPGALLFTISAIADKGTSMARIFTTHPEVYPVGGIKTFADDTNQVWIEQVIRGQQPFFGPDVQAVRDFFFDSATIEELGCGAIINVPVIAGGEVIGSMNFLDADGAYGESDVATAVDIAARSVDAVAAAYRQILADAESRTMD; from the coding sequence ATGACCACCCAGTTCGACTCGCTCGACGCCATCCACGCTGCGGCCCTCGAGTCGCCGGGAGCATTGTTGTTCACGATCTCTGCGATCGCTGACAAGGGCACAAGCATGGCTCGTATCTTTACGACGCACCCGGAGGTCTATCCGGTTGGCGGCATCAAGACGTTTGCCGATGACACCAACCAGGTCTGGATCGAGCAGGTCATTCGTGGTCAGCAGCCATTTTTCGGGCCTGATGTGCAGGCAGTTCGCGACTTCTTTTTTGATTCTGCCACCATCGAGGAGCTCGGCTGCGGGGCAATTATCAACGTGCCAGTTATCGCTGGCGGCGAGGTCATCGGTTCGATGAATTTCCTCGATGCAGACGGCGCGTACGGCGAATCTGACGTGGCAACGGCCGTTGACATTGCGGCACGCTCGGTGGATGCCGTGGCGGCTGCGTACCGGCAAATCCTTGCCGACGCCGAATCACGCACGATGGACTAG
- a CDS encoding CPBP family intramembrane glutamic endopeptidase produces the protein MTEPVTVSPWRRFWERGGWWRAVLLAAVYYALYQLSGLTLLPILSRIEDTSSPAYVLFAFAVPVALGGVLLVVFAWSMNWLTQLFRPQPIRGSWWMWIAVAVVLIFNILRFATIDYGAVSVGVVATWLLAGLFIGFAEETLTRGLVVTMLRKAHYREITVAVLSATVFSALHSGNLLTGQSLFATLIQLLYTFGFGICMYLALRVTGNLIWPILLHASTDPAIFLQTEYHVDGPLATLASVGNIPVIVVGLLLLIFIRGKVVERDAFALPLPAAR, from the coding sequence ATGACCGAACCGGTTACGGTATCACCGTGGAGACGATTCTGGGAGCGCGGAGGCTGGTGGCGCGCCGTTCTGCTTGCTGCCGTGTATTACGCGCTGTACCAGCTGAGCGGGCTCACGCTCCTGCCAATTCTCTCGCGCATTGAGGACACCTCGAGTCCTGCCTATGTCCTCTTTGCGTTTGCGGTGCCCGTTGCACTCGGCGGAGTGTTGCTCGTCGTTTTTGCGTGGTCGATGAATTGGCTCACGCAGCTGTTTCGGCCGCAGCCCATTCGTGGGTCATGGTGGATGTGGATCGCGGTGGCGGTTGTCCTGATCTTCAACATCCTGCGTTTTGCGACGATCGACTACGGGGCCGTCAGCGTTGGGGTCGTAGCTACGTGGCTTCTTGCAGGGCTCTTCATTGGGTTCGCGGAAGAGACGCTCACGAGGGGCCTCGTTGTCACGATGCTTCGGAAAGCGCACTATCGCGAGATCACGGTTGCGGTGCTTTCGGCCACCGTCTTTTCGGCACTGCACTCCGGCAACCTGCTCACGGGCCAGTCGCTTTTTGCAACGCTGATTCAGCTGTTGTACACGTTCGGATTCGGAATCTGCATGTACCTTGCCCTTCGCGTGACCGGTAACCTCATCTGGCCAATCCTGCTGCACGCAAGCACCGATCCGGCCATTTTTCTGCAAACCGAGTACCACGTTGACGGCCCGCTCGCGACGCTGGCCTCTGTCGGGAACATCCCCGTCATCGTTGTTGGCCTCCTGCTGCTCATCTTCATTCGGGGCAAGGTTGTGGAGCGGGACGCCTTCGCACTTCCCCTCCCGGCTGCTCGCTAA
- a CDS encoding leucine-rich repeat domain-containing protein, producing the protein MTSRVSAKTILGSGIAGLLLAGAVGTPAMAADAALINFTDDNFRACINAGLGQPADADITTEQGGSVTYLSCNSMGIESLTGAEELYNLTYLYASSNSITDATPLSGLSKLTSLSLAVNPLSDVSGIGGHPELSRVFLYQTGVNDISGLTDLPKIFGLYLSDTGVTDLTPLAGLPSLEQFAAQNNGIVSLAGIETLPNLSQLVIDGNQISDLTPLAQLSNMEQLLLSNNEISDVAPLAGLSSMWQLELSNNHIASLSTLGQHAALSELYADGQTLSLPDVLVDAVQANPVVSVDGVSIMPTSATATLDAAGNAWSFAAAGANELAWDAEVTIGSATGPFSGTITQASVAVPVIDPTDPAIDPETDGAAPAPVDTQNTGKAAVNQPLAQTGSDLSAAGILTAILLVLGGALATTHRLALRRVN; encoded by the coding sequence ATGACTTCTCGCGTATCTGCGAAAACGATTCTCGGATCCGGCATCGCCGGCTTGCTGCTTGCTGGTGCCGTTGGCACTCCGGCAATGGCTGCCGACGCCGCGCTCATTAACTTCACTGATGACAATTTTCGGGCCTGCATTAATGCCGGATTGGGGCAGCCTGCTGACGCCGACATTACGACAGAGCAGGGCGGTTCGGTAACCTACCTTTCCTGTAACTCCATGGGCATTGAATCGCTCACCGGCGCTGAAGAGCTCTACAACCTCACATACCTCTATGCCTCAAGCAACAGCATTACCGATGCAACACCGCTGAGCGGCCTGAGCAAACTCACCTCGCTCTCACTCGCGGTCAACCCGTTGAGCGACGTCTCCGGCATCGGTGGACACCCTGAGCTCAGTCGCGTATTCCTCTACCAGACGGGCGTGAACGATATCAGCGGCCTAACCGACCTTCCCAAGATCTTTGGGCTGTATCTGAGCGATACGGGCGTAACTGACCTTACCCCGCTGGCTGGCCTCCCATCGCTTGAACAGTTTGCCGCCCAGAACAACGGAATCGTGTCGCTCGCCGGAATCGAGACCCTGCCAAACCTGAGCCAGCTTGTGATTGATGGCAACCAGATTTCCGACCTCACCCCGCTGGCTCAGCTGAGCAACATGGAGCAGCTGCTCCTGAGCAACAACGAGATTTCGGATGTGGCGCCGCTCGCTGGGCTTTCGTCGATGTGGCAACTGGAACTGTCGAATAACCACATTGCGAGCCTGTCAACTCTCGGTCAGCACGCTGCCCTCTCGGAACTGTACGCTGACGGCCAGACGCTGAGCCTCCCAGACGTGCTCGTTGATGCCGTGCAGGCGAACCCGGTCGTCTCGGTTGACGGCGTGTCAATCATGCCAACGTCCGCAACCGCGACGCTTGACGCCGCCGGCAACGCCTGGAGCTTTGCCGCGGCAGGCGCCAATGAGCTTGCCTGGGATGCTGAAGTGACCATCGGTTCAGCCACTGGCCCCTTCAGCGGAACGATCACACAGGCATCCGTGGCTGTGCCGGTTATTGACCCGACTGATCCCGCGATTGATCCAGAGACGGACGGAGCGGCTCCGGCCCCCGTTGACACCCAGAACACGGGTAAAGCGGCCGTCAACCAGCCGCTCGCGCAGACCGGTTCGGATCTGTCTGCCGCCGGTATCCTGACCGCAATCTTGCTCGTTCTTGGGGGCGCGCTGGCGACAACACATCGCCTCGCCCTTCGCCGCGTGAACTAA
- a CDS encoding TetR/AcrR family transcriptional regulator produces the protein MRTRRSTGSYEVGRAKRAEIIEVAAAKFGAAGYYKTPLAQIAADVGLSEGGLMYHFPSKKRLLLAVAEHRFDQTAHWWSGVGPASDPFDIFRGMVVSSLRFEREPGLIELFVLLSAESADITSPSHALFAERYERTITDLAALLHSGAERGVFRADADYLAIARETIAVRDGLQLQWVISGGKVELARGVRDHALRVLSSIVTDASTVGPDLLPLNLNAVLLP, from the coding sequence ATGCGAACACGGCGATCAACGGGCAGCTACGAAGTCGGGCGCGCAAAGCGGGCCGAGATCATCGAGGTTGCGGCCGCCAAATTTGGTGCGGCCGGCTACTACAAAACGCCGCTCGCCCAGATTGCTGCCGATGTTGGGCTGTCTGAGGGTGGTCTCATGTACCATTTTCCTTCCAAGAAACGGCTCTTGCTCGCCGTCGCCGAACACCGATTTGACCAGACCGCCCACTGGTGGAGCGGGGTTGGACCGGCATCAGACCCCTTCGATATTTTCCGAGGCATGGTCGTCTCATCGCTGCGCTTTGAACGCGAACCAGGGCTTATCGAACTCTTTGTGTTGCTCTCGGCAGAATCCGCCGATATCACAAGCCCGTCACACGCCCTGTTTGCTGAGCGCTACGAGCGCACGATTACCGACCTTGCGGCGCTCCTGCACTCTGGAGCAGAACGCGGGGTGTTCAGGGCGGATGCCGATTACCTCGCTATCGCCCGCGAAACCATCGCAGTGCGCGACGGCCTGCAGTTGCAGTGGGTCATCTCCGGCGGAAAGGTTGAGCTTGCGAGGGGCGTCCGCGACCATGCGCTTCGTGTGCTGTCATCAATCGTGACCGACGCATCCACCGTTGGACCGGACCTGCTGCCGCTCAACTTGAATGCTGTACTGCTCCCGTAA